The Camelina sativa cultivar DH55 chromosome 16, Cs, whole genome shotgun sequence sequence aaaaaatcatattttcttactttttttctcCTGTGAAGTCATATATAAACTGTTATATAACTAATCCAGAAGAGGAATCATTTTTTCCACTATTGATATagaataataatacataatcATCTAAAAGATACTATAATAGTAAGATCAAAGACCTtagcaaaaacaagaaaaagactGTTCCACAAAAATGGCGTTAGCATTAGGTGAGAATCTTATTAAGACCAAAATCTGATCACACAGTTCAGCTGAACCTATTTCACTAAAACGTACATCgtttgatttccttgttttcAGGTGGAAGAGCTCGTCGCTTAGTCTCTGGAACATTAGTTCATCAAAATGGTTGTTTACACAAAGTAAAAGTCACACACCTTGatcacataaattcaaatcttttttattgttatattcGTTCAAATTTCACTTTACTTGTTGAAGCTGCAGCAAACAGGATCGGATCGGTTTCAGCTTGGTGAAGCAAAAGCAATAAGATTGTTACCCAGGTGATAAGATTAGAGTTTGGTCTTTGTAATTCCTTGCAATTGATACCTTTTAACAAATGGGAAACACTAAAAGAAACTATGTGAATCaaagaataaaaacagagagattactctgttttttgtaTTGTAGGAGGACGAACATGGTTCAAGAATTGGGAATGAGAGAAGAATTTATGCAACCAAACAGAGAATTAGAgacaaattatgattttcttggTGAGATGAGACAGAGATTTCTGAGATTCAAGAGACAAAAGTATCTGTAAGCAAGAAACtcatgttcttgatttttttaataaccaaaagaaaagaactcTGTTTTTTTGCTCTGTATTTTTTCCTCTGATTCGATTTGAATTGATGggtgaaatataaaaatcagacCAGAGATAGAGAAGTTTCAAGCTTTGGTCATAGCTCAATCACCAAAGGTGAGCCTCATCAAAATTATTCCTATTCTTTCTTCAAACCTTAATTGACTCCAAGATTGCCGTTTTATGAGACTAAATGGTAAAGAaactatcaaaatttcaaaacaaactgacaagaaaaagaaaaaggttatgGTGATAGGATGTGCAGATTCAAGGGTGTGTCCATCTTATGTATTAGGATTTCAACCTGGTGAAGCTTTTACAATACGAAATGTCGCTAACCTCGTTACCCCGGTTCAGGTGCTTTTCATGCTAACTTCTTTTGTATTCATATAGTTTTAACCAAGAAAGCTTCTAAAACCCATTTTTTTGatgttcttttcttctattttgaAAGAACGGACCAACAGAAACCAACTCAGCTCTTGAATTTGCAGTTACTACTCTTTTGGTAAGGTTATACATAATATAAAGTGAACATTGcagcaaaaagaaaaggatgtgTTGCTGATGCTGTTTCTGCATAGGTTGAAAACATTATTGTAATGGGTCATAGCAATTGTGGAGGAATCGCAGCGCTTATGAATCATCAAAATCACCAAGAGCAACACTCTAGGTAGAGATATATTAACTagtctaaaaataaataaaaatcagaaactcTTTAaaattgttcttgattgttgaaACTACTCTTGTATATGTAGTTTGGTAGAGAGATGGGTTATGAATGGGAAACTGTGAGAAGGTAACTAACTCAAAACatcttctcttttaattacTTTCAGGTCTATTGAACTTGAACctgaattatttttgtatgtatttGTAACAGGAATCTATAAAGGATTCTGTGATGAATTTGATAACTTACCCATGGATAAGAGATAGAGTAAAGAGAGGTGAAGTCAAGATTCATGGATGTTATTACAATTTGTCAGATTGTAGTCTTGAGAAGTGGAGACTAAGTTTAGACAAGAATGAAAATGGATTCCATATTACAGATAGAGAGATTTGGAGTTGAGTAAATATAGAACAACAATCCCCAGTCGTAATGTTCAGATGTATCTTTGTACATATGAAATGATATTTACACAattgggaaaaaagaaaattaaaatattgtaataagGGAATATAATAAAGGTTAATTGGTCTACTAAGCACTTTAatgcatttatttttatttatgttgggactatatacatatataggaCTGAATATAGCAATTCCCTGTATTAGAGCATTTGCATCGGCGTATGAATGGGCTGTCCGATGCAATTAANNNNNNNNNNNNNNNNNNNNNNNNNNNNNNNNNNNNNN is a genomic window containing:
- the LOC104750214 gene encoding beta carbonic anhydrase 6, mitochondrial-like isoform X1 codes for the protein MALALGGRARRLVSGTLVHQNGCLHKLQQTGSDRFQLGEAKAIRLLPRRTNMVQELGMREEFMQPNRELETNYDFLGEMRQRFLRFKRQKYLPEIEKFQALVIAQSPKVMVIGCADSRVCPSYVLGFQPGEAFTIRNVANLVTPVQNGPTETNSALEFAVTTLLVENIIVMGHSNCGGIAALMNHQNHQEQHSSLVERWVMNGKL
- the LOC104750214 gene encoding beta carbonic anhydrase 6, mitochondrial-like isoform X3, translated to MALALGGRARRLVSGTLVHQNGCLHKLQQTGSDRFQLGEAKAIRLLPRRTNMVQELGMREEFMQPNRELETNYDFLGEMRQRFLRFKRQKYLPEIEKFQALVIAQSPKVMVIGCADSRVCPSYVLGFQPGEAFTIRNVANLVTPVQKPTQLLNLQLLLFWLKTLL
- the LOC104750214 gene encoding beta carbonic anhydrase 6, mitochondrial-like isoform X2, translated to MALALGGRARRLVSGTLVHQNGCLHKQTGSDRFQLGEAKAIRLLPRRTNMVQELGMREEFMQPNRELETNYDFLGEMRQRFLRFKRQKYLPEIEKFQALVIAQSPKVMVIGCADSRVCPSYVLGFQPGEAFTIRNVANLVTPVQNGPTETNSALEFAVTTLLVENIIVMGHSNCGGIAALMNHQNHQEQHSSLVERWVMNGKL